A genomic window from Glycine soja cultivar W05 chromosome 10, ASM419377v2, whole genome shotgun sequence includes:
- the LOC114369438 gene encoding formin-like protein 11 isoform X2, producing the protein MGCGGSEHVTMIFIITILILLSSQSTNILTVAGSVFNAVGNFQVHGLPEMYFIEENDEKLVKKISGIDENEKKQALIVEKFRSLLGLKSFHTKVPFNGDLEFLSPSPSPSPIIEETQAPAPSPSPLPHVHHHSHHPPHHKNPSLHQTHHEDRGRAKRILIAVLVSAGVAILIGACGLFLVWRKFSNHTKKTKRTMPLYNSKSKGSGGVYQSSSSKDIASVHEDEEAVKGEGEGEGESDGGNSSSGDKIIPKDCHSSDNESFHSFVNDSHSNSNRLSNASACSLSDTNSLSRQNSSSLPNPQFPSSQHNLMSNIQPHQSPNSAKHDQEKEIETSLQCPKTFTSPPPPPPPPPPPPLRMPLFSLHSLTSSSRLSSHSPLSLTSNNLSSLVNSDTSSCSNQSPEKELPSPNRPYPTQSPPNIPPPPCPPPFLKGNSVKTPPPPPSQLPQFTPLGKDGAPLPKLKPLHWDKVRAAPNRTMVWDKLRSSSFELDEEMIESLFGYNLQNSIKNDEAKSKTPSPGKHVLEPKRLQNITILSKALNATAEHVCEALMQGKGLSLPQLEALVKMVPTKEEESKLFNYKGDINELGSAERFVRAMLDVPFAFQRVEGMLFRETFDDEVVHLRNSFSMLEEACKELRSSRLFLKLLEAVLKTGNRMNVGTTRGGARAFKLDALLKLADVKGTDGKTTLLHFVVQEIVRSEGIRVSDSIMGKISQRSKNRTEEEKEEDYKRMGLELVSGLSTELYNVKKTATIDLDVLASSVSNLSEGMNKLQHLVDKELHKDERSMNFVQCMKSFLNYADGNLKELRGDEDIVLARVKEITEYFHGDVISKEDANPLRIFVIVRDFLGSLDNVCKELRRSKAPRSLNPLAILPLDRS; encoded by the exons atggggTGTGGTGGTTCTGAGCATGTTACCATGATCTTTATCATCACCATCTTGATCCTCCTATCATCACAAAGCACCAACATTTTGACTGTGGCTGGTTCTGTATTCAATGCAGTTGGAAACTTCCAGGTTCATGGCCTACCAGAGATGTATTTCATTGAAGAGAATGATGAAAAGCTGGTTAAGAAAATCTCAGGAATAGATGAGAATGAAAAGAAGCAAGCCTTAATAGTGGAGAAGTTTAGATCCTTGCTTGGACTCAAGAGTTTCCACACCAAAGTACCATTCAACGGTGATTTGGAGTTTCTCTCTCCCTCACCTTCTCCATCACCTATCATTGAAGAAACTCAGGCTCCagctccttctccttctcctcttCCACACGTGCACCATCATTCACACCATCCACCACATCATAAGAATCCATCACTTCACCAAACTCATCATGAAGATAGAGGCAGGGCTAAGAGAATACTAATAGCTGTTCTTGTATCTGCTGGAGTTGCTATATTGATTGGTGCTTGTGGGCTATTCTTGGTGTGGAGGAAATTCTCAAATCATACAAAGAAAACCAAAAGGACAATGCCACTATATAATAGCAAGAGCAAAGGAAGTGGAGGTGTTTATCAAAGTTCATCAAGCAAG GATATTGCATCTGTTCATGAAGATGAGGAAGCAGTTAAAGGTGAAGGTGAAGGTGAAGGTGAATCTGATGGCGGCAACTCTTCTTCTGGGGATAAAATTATCCCTAAAGATTGTCATTCATCAGACAATGAAAGTTTTCATTCCTTTGTTAATGATTCACACTCAAATAGTAATAGACTCTCCAATGCTTCCGCTTGTAGTCTTAGTGACACAAACTCTCTGTCCCGTCAAAATTCAAGTTCATTACCAAACCCACAATTTCCTAGTTCTCAACATAACTTAATGTCAAATATACAACCTCACCAATCACCAAATAGTGCAAAACATGATCAAGagaaagagattgaaacctctcTCCAATGTCCAAAGACATTCACTTCCCCTccacctcctccaccaccaccaccacctccaccatTGCGAATGCCATTATTTTCTTTGCATTCTCTCACTTCTTCATCTAGACTCTCCTCTCACTCCCCACTTTCCTTGACATCTAATAATTTATCATCCCTGGTAAATTCAGACACTTCCTCGTGTTCAAATCAAAGTCCAGAAAAGGAGTTGCCTTCTCCAAATAGACCTTACCCTACACAATCTCCTCCCAACATTCCCCCACCACCATGTCCACCTCCATTTCTTAAGGGCAATAGTGTCAAAACCCCACCTCCTCCACCTTCTCAACTCCCTCAATTTACCCCTCTTGGTAAAGATGGTGCACCATTGCCAAAACTCAAACCACTTCACTGGGACAAAGTCAGAGCTGCACCAAATCGCACAATGGTTTGGGACAAGCTACGGTCAAGTTCATTCGA GTTGGACGAGGAAATGATCGAGTCTCTATTTGGTTACAATTTGcaaaattcaattaagaatgacgAAGCAAAGAGTAAAACCCCGTCTCCAGGCAAGCATGTACTTGAGCCAAAACGCCTGCAGAACATAACTATACTCTCCAAAGCTCTGAATGCAACAGCTGAGCATGTCTGCGAGGCCTTAATGCAAG GGAAGGGGTTGTCTTTGCCCCAACTAGAGGCACTAGTGAAAATGGTACCCACCAAGGAGGAAGAGTCCAAGCTCTTCAATTATAAAGGTGACATCAATGAATTGGGGTCCGCCGAAAGGTTCGTGAGGGCAATGCTCGATGTGCCATTTGCCTTTCAAAGAGTAGAAGGCATGCTTTTCAGAGAAACATTTGACGATGAAGTAGTTCACCTCAGGAACTCATTTTCAATGCTTGAG GAAGCATGCAAGGAACTAAGATCAAGCAGGCTCTTCTTGAAGTTACTAGAAGCAGTGCTCAAAACGGGAAACCGAATGAACGTTGGAACAACCAGAGGAGGTGCTAGAGCATTTAAACTCGATGCACTTCTCAAGCTTGCAGATGTTAAGGGAACTGATGGGAAAACCACGTTGCTCCATTTCGTTGTTCAGGAGATTGTTCGTTCTGAAGGAATAAGAGTTTCAGACAGCATTATGGGGAAAATCAGCCAAAGAAGTAAGAACAGAACGgaggaagagaaggaagaagattACAAAAGGATGGGACTAGAACTTGTTTCTGGTCTCAGCACTGAGTTATACAACGTGAAAAAAACAGCTACCATTGACTTGGACGTTCTTGCAAGCTCTGTGTCAAACCTATCAGAAGGAATGAACAAGCTGCAACATCTAGTGGATAAGGAGTTGCATAAGGACGAGAGAAGCATGAACTTTGTGCAGTGTATGAAGTCATTCCTTAACTATGCTGATGGAAACTTGAAGGAGTTGCGTGGAGATGAAGATATAGTGTTGGCACGCGTGAAAGAAATTACGGAGTATTTTCATGGGGATGTGATCAGCAAAGAAGATGCAAACCCACTTAGGATATTTGTGATTGTGAGAGATTTTCTGGGGAGTTTAGATAATGTGTGTAAAGAACTTAGAAGGTCTAAAGCTCCACGTAGCCTGAACCCTCTTGCTATTCTCCCTTTAGATAGATCCTAG
- the LOC114369438 gene encoding formin-like protein 11 isoform X1 has protein sequence MGCGGSEHVTMIFIITILILLSSQSTNILTVAGSVFNAVGNFQVHGLPEMYFIEENDEKLVKKISGIDENEKKQALIVEKFRSLLGLKSFHTKVPFNGDLEFLSPSPSPSPIIEETQAPAPSPSPLPHVHHHSHHPPHHKNPSLHQTHHEDRGRAKRILIAVLVSAGVAILIGACGLFLVWRKFSNHTKKTKRTMPLYNSKSKGSGGVYQSSSSKVSLNSELDLFYLNALGEDIEQHSCSFKKTREDGLEYDIVSGSSTKDIASVHEDEEAVKGEGEGEGESDGGNSSSGDKIIPKDCHSSDNESFHSFVNDSHSNSNRLSNASACSLSDTNSLSRQNSSSLPNPQFPSSQHNLMSNIQPHQSPNSAKHDQEKEIETSLQCPKTFTSPPPPPPPPPPPPLRMPLFSLHSLTSSSRLSSHSPLSLTSNNLSSLVNSDTSSCSNQSPEKELPSPNRPYPTQSPPNIPPPPCPPPFLKGNSVKTPPPPPSQLPQFTPLGKDGAPLPKLKPLHWDKVRAAPNRTMVWDKLRSSSFELDEEMIESLFGYNLQNSIKNDEAKSKTPSPGKHVLEPKRLQNITILSKALNATAEHVCEALMQGKGLSLPQLEALVKMVPTKEEESKLFNYKGDINELGSAERFVRAMLDVPFAFQRVEGMLFRETFDDEVVHLRNSFSMLEEACKELRSSRLFLKLLEAVLKTGNRMNVGTTRGGARAFKLDALLKLADVKGTDGKTTLLHFVVQEIVRSEGIRVSDSIMGKISQRSKNRTEEEKEEDYKRMGLELVSGLSTELYNVKKTATIDLDVLASSVSNLSEGMNKLQHLVDKELHKDERSMNFVQCMKSFLNYADGNLKELRGDEDIVLARVKEITEYFHGDVISKEDANPLRIFVIVRDFLGSLDNVCKELRRSKAPRSLNPLAILPLDRS, from the exons atggggTGTGGTGGTTCTGAGCATGTTACCATGATCTTTATCATCACCATCTTGATCCTCCTATCATCACAAAGCACCAACATTTTGACTGTGGCTGGTTCTGTATTCAATGCAGTTGGAAACTTCCAGGTTCATGGCCTACCAGAGATGTATTTCATTGAAGAGAATGATGAAAAGCTGGTTAAGAAAATCTCAGGAATAGATGAGAATGAAAAGAAGCAAGCCTTAATAGTGGAGAAGTTTAGATCCTTGCTTGGACTCAAGAGTTTCCACACCAAAGTACCATTCAACGGTGATTTGGAGTTTCTCTCTCCCTCACCTTCTCCATCACCTATCATTGAAGAAACTCAGGCTCCagctccttctccttctcctcttCCACACGTGCACCATCATTCACACCATCCACCACATCATAAGAATCCATCACTTCACCAAACTCATCATGAAGATAGAGGCAGGGCTAAGAGAATACTAATAGCTGTTCTTGTATCTGCTGGAGTTGCTATATTGATTGGTGCTTGTGGGCTATTCTTGGTGTGGAGGAAATTCTCAAATCATACAAAGAAAACCAAAAGGACAATGCCACTATATAATAGCAAGAGCAAAGGAAGTGGAGGTGTTTATCAAAGTTCATCAAGCAAGGTAAGTTTAAACTCTGAACTAGATCTGTTTTATCTTAATGCTTTAGGTGAGGACATAGAGCAACACTCTTGCAGCTTCAAAAAGACTCGCGAGGATGGTTTAGAATATGATATTGTTAGCGGTTCTTCCACGAAGGATATTGCATCTGTTCATGAAGATGAGGAAGCAGTTAAAGGTGAAGGTGAAGGTGAAGGTGAATCTGATGGCGGCAACTCTTCTTCTGGGGATAAAATTATCCCTAAAGATTGTCATTCATCAGACAATGAAAGTTTTCATTCCTTTGTTAATGATTCACACTCAAATAGTAATAGACTCTCCAATGCTTCCGCTTGTAGTCTTAGTGACACAAACTCTCTGTCCCGTCAAAATTCAAGTTCATTACCAAACCCACAATTTCCTAGTTCTCAACATAACTTAATGTCAAATATACAACCTCACCAATCACCAAATAGTGCAAAACATGATCAAGagaaagagattgaaacctctcTCCAATGTCCAAAGACATTCACTTCCCCTccacctcctccaccaccaccaccacctccaccatTGCGAATGCCATTATTTTCTTTGCATTCTCTCACTTCTTCATCTAGACTCTCCTCTCACTCCCCACTTTCCTTGACATCTAATAATTTATCATCCCTGGTAAATTCAGACACTTCCTCGTGTTCAAATCAAAGTCCAGAAAAGGAGTTGCCTTCTCCAAATAGACCTTACCCTACACAATCTCCTCCCAACATTCCCCCACCACCATGTCCACCTCCATTTCTTAAGGGCAATAGTGTCAAAACCCCACCTCCTCCACCTTCTCAACTCCCTCAATTTACCCCTCTTGGTAAAGATGGTGCACCATTGCCAAAACTCAAACCACTTCACTGGGACAAAGTCAGAGCTGCACCAAATCGCACAATGGTTTGGGACAAGCTACGGTCAAGTTCATTCGA GTTGGACGAGGAAATGATCGAGTCTCTATTTGGTTACAATTTGcaaaattcaattaagaatgacgAAGCAAAGAGTAAAACCCCGTCTCCAGGCAAGCATGTACTTGAGCCAAAACGCCTGCAGAACATAACTATACTCTCCAAAGCTCTGAATGCAACAGCTGAGCATGTCTGCGAGGCCTTAATGCAAG GGAAGGGGTTGTCTTTGCCCCAACTAGAGGCACTAGTGAAAATGGTACCCACCAAGGAGGAAGAGTCCAAGCTCTTCAATTATAAAGGTGACATCAATGAATTGGGGTCCGCCGAAAGGTTCGTGAGGGCAATGCTCGATGTGCCATTTGCCTTTCAAAGAGTAGAAGGCATGCTTTTCAGAGAAACATTTGACGATGAAGTAGTTCACCTCAGGAACTCATTTTCAATGCTTGAG GAAGCATGCAAGGAACTAAGATCAAGCAGGCTCTTCTTGAAGTTACTAGAAGCAGTGCTCAAAACGGGAAACCGAATGAACGTTGGAACAACCAGAGGAGGTGCTAGAGCATTTAAACTCGATGCACTTCTCAAGCTTGCAGATGTTAAGGGAACTGATGGGAAAACCACGTTGCTCCATTTCGTTGTTCAGGAGATTGTTCGTTCTGAAGGAATAAGAGTTTCAGACAGCATTATGGGGAAAATCAGCCAAAGAAGTAAGAACAGAACGgaggaagagaaggaagaagattACAAAAGGATGGGACTAGAACTTGTTTCTGGTCTCAGCACTGAGTTATACAACGTGAAAAAAACAGCTACCATTGACTTGGACGTTCTTGCAAGCTCTGTGTCAAACCTATCAGAAGGAATGAACAAGCTGCAACATCTAGTGGATAAGGAGTTGCATAAGGACGAGAGAAGCATGAACTTTGTGCAGTGTATGAAGTCATTCCTTAACTATGCTGATGGAAACTTGAAGGAGTTGCGTGGAGATGAAGATATAGTGTTGGCACGCGTGAAAGAAATTACGGAGTATTTTCATGGGGATGTGATCAGCAAAGAAGATGCAAACCCACTTAGGATATTTGTGATTGTGAGAGATTTTCTGGGGAGTTTAGATAATGTGTGTAAAGAACTTAGAAGGTCTAAAGCTCCACGTAGCCTGAACCCTCTTGCTATTCTCCCTTTAGATAGATCCTAG